Proteins found in one Salvelinus alpinus chromosome 11, SLU_Salpinus.1, whole genome shotgun sequence genomic segment:
- the LOC139534243 gene encoding synaptopodin-2-like isoform X3 — protein MGTGDYICVTVHGGAPWGFSLREGEGDAYRRLQVYQVEEGGHASLAGICEGDEVVSLNGEPCGELSLPKANALIDASVDCLQLLVKRWRTLSTEDFHSETYFGTRESSGEALESTTLHILSPGRSQPPRELYIADSQDKAYYGETESDTEAPGGIHLVRTQLCVPAPEECQFPRGGGDKGQEGPQRGSFSTGAMVELQLSLAEHTLEDPVCTSLGSALGIEGEIHAREALKNEALLHTTTHSLYVPGPAREPLSQHGVVLSSPSLLGQVEVTLQHPAAGRGSPRLVEGVVIYGASGSVGGAPGEEGGGQSQGAPASFTISFGIPAEGAEPAEERDSDSEKDLEKPNKHRAKHARLRRSESLSDKQVKEAKSKCKRIAILLNADAPNPNNKGVLMFKRHRQRAKKYTLVSYGTGESEPEYEVDDSDEEDYGEKDARAIKFTLVATTSGSELEEDFITNAQGGGRVLTFDWDTGLLEIERKLNSGEEMEQLPNTTGKGATMFAQRRQRMDEIVGEHEEMRRQGIPVEGVQEVEKHAAYQQMEERSYMQATTERQAYMDFSVHQKQQQQYQKYQEQQYYEQQQQQYQQQQQYEQQQYQQQQQYEQQQYQQQQQYHQQQHHQQQEYQQQQHIQQYSSNMNGMANHQTNEMQSSMSNQTAQPFSLQNRMPALFSPPVSGNNQEMMGQGEQIASRDERISTPAIKSGILQDTRNRFKGKPMFNFKQAPKVSPNPELLNLLNRSEKKLDFESCTEEDYLSLGAEACNFLQSPRVKHKTPPPVAPKPIINPNSPPWSPQPELANQELSMHAENSVPAPAAAPETESAPELAPEPSPPLAPQEAPVPAKPPSPDKHTWSPPGSQAQQQQPQQAPAWGGNGPSPTQPHSQPEPRVSSWDPSLTQASQQPLVSTWPPAEMKHQAPAPSQSPPQLPWVTPQPPPPQPQPPMNSWAIAPTQSQLQWVQPQEQQQPQPQAPWAQPQEQAQQQPQAPWAQQPQPQSPEQTWPQAQPQPPWVSSPQPPMNAWTPPQSQAQPQQPPWVQQAQLQHPAQPQPPMNAWAPAPAQAQVQPPWAQQPQEQEQPPMNAWAPDQNQARPQPPWVQPPSTQSPPQQNWQQPPPQQAPLQPPMNAWAPAQAQPQTHTSTWAPQPQQAPVNTQTRMDRVCQPSPKPWNAPQSAPCSTPPQRINSYTLGERSSSPVINPMASVLAPVGGMGSALSMPAVRGKGADLFAKRQSRMEKYVVDSDTVLAATAQAAQQAQAATAQANKAFGRSYSLSPPAARAPSLCLRSSSVSPSLSYKPRASSAPAPPGRQMSWLDKSHKPPSPWEAAARHPMGLVDEAFTFQNLQQAIAFNVCLAAQRKLLPEPPAEWKSRVSYDPPRMTEGWNPNQRWNQRQSQTQSQGQSQSYSRVMPPFLSPTKSTASAPAGPAGYRSLPRQLQPQRSLTEANIEHSGASHGNGRPLRGQQQPSYRSVYHTDWSWRR, from the exons GTGGAAGAGGGCGGTCATGCGTCCCTGGCCGGGATCTGCGAGGGGGACGAGGTGGTGTCGCTGAATGGAGAACCCTGCGGCGAGCTTTCCCTCCCAAAAGCAAATGCTCTCATTGACGCCTCCGTCGACTGCCTGCAACTACTGGTCAAAAG ATGGCGCACCCTATCCACTGAGGATTTTCATTCAGAGACCTACTTTGGCACAAGGGAGTCCTCTGGTGAGGCTTTGGAAAGCACCACCCTCCACATCCTGTCCCCTGGCAGGTCCCAACCACCCAGGGAGCTCTACATCGCCGATTCCCAGGACAAGGCCTACTATGGGGAGACGGAGAGTGACACGGAGGCCCCCGGAGGGATTCATCTGGTCCGCACCCAGCTCTGCGTACCTGCGCCTGAGGAGTGCCAGTTCcccagaggaggaggggacaaAGGTCAAGAGGGACCCCAGAGGGGGAGTTTCTCCACTGGGGCAATGGTGGAGCTACAGTTGTCCCTCGCCGAACACACCCTGGAGGATCCTGTCTGCACCTCCCTGGGGAGTGCTCTTGGAATAGAGGGGGAGATTCATGCGAGAGAGGCCCTCAAGAACGAGGCCCTCCTTCACACCACCACCCACTCGCTCTACGTCCCTGGCCCAGCTAGGGAGCCCCTGAGTCAGCATGGAGTGGTGCTGAGCTCCCCCTCTCTGCTGGGCCAGGTGGAGGTCACCCTGCAGCACCCAGCAGCCGGGAGGGGCTCTCCTCGCCTGGTAGAGGGGGTGGTCATCTATGGGGCCAGTGGAAGTGTTGGTGGAGCCCctggggaggaaggaggagggcaaAGCCAGGGAGCTCCCGCCTCCTTCACCATCTCGTTTGGAATTCCCGCAGAGGGGGCGGAACCAGCAGAGGAGCGAGACTCAGATTCAGAGAAGGACCTTGAGAAACCCAACAAGCACCGGGCCAAGCACGCCA GGCTCAGGCGCAGTGAGAGCCTGTCAGACAAGCAGGTGAAGGAGGCCAAGTCTAAATGTAAGCGCATTGCTATCCTTCTGAACGCTGACGCTCCCAACCCCAACAACAAGGGGGTGTTGATGTTCAAGAGGCATCGACAGAGGGCCAAGAAGTACACACTCGTCAGCTACGGCACCGGTGAGAGTGAACCAGAGTACGAGGTCGACGACAGCGACGAGGAAGACTACGGCGAAAAAGACGCCAGAGCGATCAAATTCACCCTCGTAGCCACCACCAGCGGATCAGAGCTTGAGGAGGACTTTATCACTAATGCACAGGGTGGTGGCAGAGTGCTAACCTTCGACTGGGACACAGGACTACTCGAGATCGAGCGCAAGCTCAACTCCGGAGAGGAGATGGAGCAACTGCCCAACACCACGGGAAAGGGGGCCACAATGTTCGCCCAGCGCCGCCAGCGCATGGATGAGATCGTCGGCGAACATGAGGAGATGAGGCGCCAGGGGATTCCCGTGGAGGGGGTACAGGAGGTGGAGAAGCATGCGGCCTACCAGCAAATGGAGGAGCGCTCGTACATGCAGGCCACCACAGAGAGGCAGGCCTACATGGACTTCAGCGTGCACCAGAAGCAGCAGCAACAGTATCAGAAGTACCAAGAGCAGCAGTACtatgagcagcagcagcagcaatacCAGCAGCAACAACAGTACGAGCAGCAGCAATACCAGCAGCAACAACAGtatgagcagcagcagtaccagcagcaacaacaatatcatcaacagcagcaccaccagcagcaagagtaCCAACAGCAGCAGCACATTCAGCAGTACTCGTCTAACATGAATGGCATGGCCAACCATCAAACCAATGAAATGCAGAGTTCCATGAGCAATCAAACTGCCCAGCCCTTCTCATTACAAAACCGGATGCCTGCCCTGTTTTCTCCCCCAGTGAGTGGGAACAACCAAGAGATGATGGGTCAGGGGGAGCAGATTGCCTCACGCGACGAGCGCATTTCGACGCCGGCAATCAAGTCTGGGATCTTGCAGGACACAAGGAACAGGTTCAAGGGCAAGCCAATGTTCAATTTCAAACAAGCACCCAAAGTGTCACCCAACCCCGAACTTCTGAATCTCCTCAACAGGAGTGAAAAGAAGTTGGATTTCGAGTCATGCACGGAAGAGGACTACCTTAGCTTGGGAGCTGAGGCTTGCAACTTCCTCCAGTCACCAAGGGTCAAGCATAAGACGCCTCCACCAGTCGCTCCCAAGCCCATCATTAACCCCAACTCTCCACCCTGGTCCCCTCAgcctgagctggccaatcaggaGTTGTCAATGCATGCTGAAAATAGCGTTCCTGCACCTGCTGCAGCCCCCGAGACCGAGTCCGCTCCAGAACTGGCCCCAGAGCCCTCCCCCCCTCTTGCCCCCCAGGAAGCTCCTGTTCCTGCCAAGCCCCCCTCTCCAGACAAACACACATGGAGTCCCCCAGGGTCCCAGGCACAGCAGCAGCAGCCCCAGCAGGCGCCAGCCTGGGGAGGAAATGGTCCTTCACCAACTCAGCCTCATTCGCAACCCGAGCCTCGAGTGAGTTCTTGGGATCCGTCACTAACACAGGCATCACAGCAGCCACTTGTGAGTACTTGGCCACCTGCTGAAATGAAGCACCAGGCTCCCGCTCCAAGTCAGTCCCCACCACAGCTCCCTTGGGTGACTCCCCAACCACCTCCTCCTCAGCCTCAGCCACCCATGAATTCTTGGGCTATAGCGCCTACCCAGTCACAACTCCAATGGGTTCAACCTCAAGAACAGCAACAGCCCCAGCCCCAGGCACCTTGGGCTCAACCTCAAGAACAAGCACAGCAACAGCCCCAGGCACCTTGGGCTCAACAACCTCAGCCTCAGTCTCCAGAACAGACTTGGCCCCAGGCCCAGCCTCAGCCACCTTGGGTGTCATCACCTCAGCCTCCAATGAATGCATGGACACCACCacagagccaggcccagccacaaCAGCCACCTTGGGTACAACAAGCTCAACTCCAACATCCAGCTCAGCCCCAACCCCCTATGAATGCATGGGCCCCAGCACCTGCTCAGGCTCAGGTCCAGCCTCCATGGGCCCAGCAACCTCAAGAGCAAGAACAGCCACCCATGAATGCCTGGGCACCAGATCAGAATCAGGCCCGGCCACAGCCACCTTGGGTCCAACCACCTTCAACCCAATCCCCACCCCAGCAAAACTGGCAACAACCACCTCCACAGCAGGCACCCTTACAGCCACCTATGAATGCATGGGCCCCAGCTCAGGCACAGCCTCAGACACACACAAGTACCTGGGCCCCACAACCACAGCAAGCCCCAGTGAATACTCAGACCCGGATGGACAGAGTGTGTCAACCTTCTCCGAAACCTTGGAATGCTCCACAAAGTGCTCCCTGTTCTACTCCTCCACAGCGAATTAACTCTTACACACTTGGCGAAAGGTCCTCGTCACCCGTCATCAATCCAATGGCCAGCGTTTTGGCACCAGTAGGAGGAATGGGCTCGGCTTTGTCGATGCCGGCTGTTAGGGGGAAAGGAGCCGATTTGTTCGCCAAGAGGCAGTCTCGTATGGAGAAGTATGTCGTGGATTCGGACACTGTGCTGGCAGCCACTGCACAGGCAGCTCAGCAAGCCCAGGCAGCCACTGCGCAGGCAAACAAG GCGTTTGGCAGGAGCTACTCTCTGTCCCCACCTGCCGCCAGAGCACCATCGCTGTGCCTCCGGTCATCGTCTGTGTCCCCTTCCCTCTCATATAAACCCCGGGCCTCGTCTGCTCCAGCACCCCCGGGGAGGCAGATGTCCTGGCTGGACAAGAGTCACAAGCCTCCTTCCCCCTGGGAGGCCGCAGCCCGCCACCCCATGGGCCTGGTCGACGAGGCCTTCACCTTCCAGAACCTCCAGCAGGCCATCGCCTTCAACGTGTGCTTGGCTGCCCAGCGCAAGCTGCTCCCCGAGCCCCCTGCTGAGTGGAAGTCTAGGGTGTCCTACGATCCTCCCAGGATGACTGAGGGATGGAACCCGAACCAGAGATGGAACCAGAGGCAGAGCCAGACCCAGAGCCAGGGTCAGAGCCAGAGTTACAGCAGAGTTATGCCTCCGTTCCTGTCCCCAACCAAGAGCACGGCCTCGGCCCCCGCCGGTCCAGCTGGCTACAGGTCCCTGCCCAGACAGTTGCAGCCCCAGAGGTCCCTGACGGAGGCCAATATCGAGCACTCTGGGGCCAGTCATGGGAACGGAAGGCCCCTGAGGGGGCAGCAGCAGCCAAGCTACAGATCTGTGTACCACACCGACTGGAGCTGGAGACGCTAG
- the LOC139534243 gene encoding synaptopodin-2-like isoform X1 yields the protein MGTGDYICVTVHGGAPWGFSLREGEGDAYRRLQVYQVEEGGHASLAGICEGDEVVSLNGEPCGELSLPKANALIDASVDCLQLLVKRWRTLSTEDFHSETYFGTRESSGEALESTTLHILSPGRSQPPRELYIADSQDKAYYGETESDTEAPGGIHLVRTQLCVPAPEECQFPRGGGDKGQEGPQRGSFSTGAMVELQLSLAEHTLEDPVCTSLGSALGIEGEIHAREALKNEALLHTTTHSLYVPGPAREPLSQHGVVLSSPSLLGQVEVTLQHPAAGRGSPRLVEGVVIYGASGSVGGAPGEEGGGQSQGAPASFTISFGIPAEGAEPAEERDSDSEKDLEKPNKHRAKHARLRRSESLSDKQVKEAKSKCKRIAILLNADAPNPNNKGVLMFKRHRQRAKKYTLVSYGTGESEPEYEVDDSDEEDYGEKDARAIKFTLVATTSGSELEEDFITNAQGGGRVLTFDWDTGLLEIERKLNSGEEMEQLPNTTGKGATMFAQRRQRMDEIVGEHEEMRRQGIPVEGVQEVEKHAAYQQMEERSYMQATTERQAYMDFSVHQKQQQQYQKYQEQQYYEQQQQQYQQQQQYEQQQYQQQQQYEQQQYQQQQQYHQQQHHQQQEYQQQQHIQQYSSNMNGMANHQTNEMQSSMSNQTAQPFSLQNRMPALFSPPVSGNNQEMMGQGEQIASRDERISTPAIKSGILQDTRNRFKGKPMFNFKQAPKVSPNPELLNLLNRSEKKLDFESCTEEDYLSLGAEACNFLQSPRVKHKTPPPVAPKPIINPNSPPWSPQPELANQELSMHAENSVPAPAAAPETESAPELAPEPSPPLAPQEAPVPAKPPSPDKHTWSPPGSQAQQQQPQQAPAWGGNGPSPTQPHSQPEPRVSSWDPSLTQASQQPLVSTWPPAEMKHQAPAPSQSPPQLPWVTPQPPPPQPQPPMNSWAIAPTQSQLQWVQPQEQQQPQPQAPWAQPQEQAQQQPQAPWAQQPQPQSPEQTWPQAQPQPPWVSSPQPPMNAWTPPQSQAQPQQPPWVQQAQLQHPAQPQPPMNAWAPAPAQAQVQPPWAQQPQEQEQPPMNAWAPDQNQARPQPPWVQPPSTQSPPQQNWQQPPPQQAPLQPPMNAWAPAQAQPQTHTSTWAPQPQQAPVNTQTRMDRVCQPSPKPWNAPQSAPCSTPPQRINSYTLGERSSSPVINPMASVLAPVGGMGSALSMPAVRGKGADLFAKRQSRMEKYVVDSDTVLAATAQAAQQAQAATAQANKARPTSPSPSVPHPWKYSPNCRAPPTSNYNPIQSPSYPPGAIKQPPPSSPAVKAKKGKGKPACKPLAVIDVMKHQPYQLNASLFTYGPAVEAAEAAKAAAPKPAPVPPNQNQPIRYEQAAPVQPAGQMNAPYPQQPQQLYGIPPQPPMHDSPYHPASPNAYQPSNNTYQQVPAGPYQHPYNPPYNQAPPDPYQPQQQAQNPSYQQTPQGPYQPAHSPPYQAAPQAPYQPLPPSTYVVPSFPIAAKSESISEGSTAPKPRFMAKKSSAQAFGRSYSLSPPAARAPSLCLRSSSVSPSLSYKPRASSAPAPPGRQMSWLDKSHKPPSPWEAAARHPMGLVDEAFTFQNLQQAIAFNVCLAAQRKLLPEPPAEWKSRVSYDPPRMTEGWNPNQRWNQRQSQTQSQGQSQSYSRVMPPFLSPTKSTASAPAGPAGYRSLPRQLQPQRSLTEANIEHSGASHGNGRPLRGQQQPSYRSVYHTDWSWRR from the exons GTGGAAGAGGGCGGTCATGCGTCCCTGGCCGGGATCTGCGAGGGGGACGAGGTGGTGTCGCTGAATGGAGAACCCTGCGGCGAGCTTTCCCTCCCAAAAGCAAATGCTCTCATTGACGCCTCCGTCGACTGCCTGCAACTACTGGTCAAAAG ATGGCGCACCCTATCCACTGAGGATTTTCATTCAGAGACCTACTTTGGCACAAGGGAGTCCTCTGGTGAGGCTTTGGAAAGCACCACCCTCCACATCCTGTCCCCTGGCAGGTCCCAACCACCCAGGGAGCTCTACATCGCCGATTCCCAGGACAAGGCCTACTATGGGGAGACGGAGAGTGACACGGAGGCCCCCGGAGGGATTCATCTGGTCCGCACCCAGCTCTGCGTACCTGCGCCTGAGGAGTGCCAGTTCcccagaggaggaggggacaaAGGTCAAGAGGGACCCCAGAGGGGGAGTTTCTCCACTGGGGCAATGGTGGAGCTACAGTTGTCCCTCGCCGAACACACCCTGGAGGATCCTGTCTGCACCTCCCTGGGGAGTGCTCTTGGAATAGAGGGGGAGATTCATGCGAGAGAGGCCCTCAAGAACGAGGCCCTCCTTCACACCACCACCCACTCGCTCTACGTCCCTGGCCCAGCTAGGGAGCCCCTGAGTCAGCATGGAGTGGTGCTGAGCTCCCCCTCTCTGCTGGGCCAGGTGGAGGTCACCCTGCAGCACCCAGCAGCCGGGAGGGGCTCTCCTCGCCTGGTAGAGGGGGTGGTCATCTATGGGGCCAGTGGAAGTGTTGGTGGAGCCCctggggaggaaggaggagggcaaAGCCAGGGAGCTCCCGCCTCCTTCACCATCTCGTTTGGAATTCCCGCAGAGGGGGCGGAACCAGCAGAGGAGCGAGACTCAGATTCAGAGAAGGACCTTGAGAAACCCAACAAGCACCGGGCCAAGCACGCCA GGCTCAGGCGCAGTGAGAGCCTGTCAGACAAGCAGGTGAAGGAGGCCAAGTCTAAATGTAAGCGCATTGCTATCCTTCTGAACGCTGACGCTCCCAACCCCAACAACAAGGGGGTGTTGATGTTCAAGAGGCATCGACAGAGGGCCAAGAAGTACACACTCGTCAGCTACGGCACCGGTGAGAGTGAACCAGAGTACGAGGTCGACGACAGCGACGAGGAAGACTACGGCGAAAAAGACGCCAGAGCGATCAAATTCACCCTCGTAGCCACCACCAGCGGATCAGAGCTTGAGGAGGACTTTATCACTAATGCACAGGGTGGTGGCAGAGTGCTAACCTTCGACTGGGACACAGGACTACTCGAGATCGAGCGCAAGCTCAACTCCGGAGAGGAGATGGAGCAACTGCCCAACACCACGGGAAAGGGGGCCACAATGTTCGCCCAGCGCCGCCAGCGCATGGATGAGATCGTCGGCGAACATGAGGAGATGAGGCGCCAGGGGATTCCCGTGGAGGGGGTACAGGAGGTGGAGAAGCATGCGGCCTACCAGCAAATGGAGGAGCGCTCGTACATGCAGGCCACCACAGAGAGGCAGGCCTACATGGACTTCAGCGTGCACCAGAAGCAGCAGCAACAGTATCAGAAGTACCAAGAGCAGCAGTACtatgagcagcagcagcagcaatacCAGCAGCAACAACAGTACGAGCAGCAGCAATACCAGCAGCAACAACAGtatgagcagcagcagtaccagcagcaacaacaatatcatcaacagcagcaccaccagcagcaagagtaCCAACAGCAGCAGCACATTCAGCAGTACTCGTCTAACATGAATGGCATGGCCAACCATCAAACCAATGAAATGCAGAGTTCCATGAGCAATCAAACTGCCCAGCCCTTCTCATTACAAAACCGGATGCCTGCCCTGTTTTCTCCCCCAGTGAGTGGGAACAACCAAGAGATGATGGGTCAGGGGGAGCAGATTGCCTCACGCGACGAGCGCATTTCGACGCCGGCAATCAAGTCTGGGATCTTGCAGGACACAAGGAACAGGTTCAAGGGCAAGCCAATGTTCAATTTCAAACAAGCACCCAAAGTGTCACCCAACCCCGAACTTCTGAATCTCCTCAACAGGAGTGAAAAGAAGTTGGATTTCGAGTCATGCACGGAAGAGGACTACCTTAGCTTGGGAGCTGAGGCTTGCAACTTCCTCCAGTCACCAAGGGTCAAGCATAAGACGCCTCCACCAGTCGCTCCCAAGCCCATCATTAACCCCAACTCTCCACCCTGGTCCCCTCAgcctgagctggccaatcaggaGTTGTCAATGCATGCTGAAAATAGCGTTCCTGCACCTGCTGCAGCCCCCGAGACCGAGTCCGCTCCAGAACTGGCCCCAGAGCCCTCCCCCCCTCTTGCCCCCCAGGAAGCTCCTGTTCCTGCCAAGCCCCCCTCTCCAGACAAACACACATGGAGTCCCCCAGGGTCCCAGGCACAGCAGCAGCAGCCCCAGCAGGCGCCAGCCTGGGGAGGAAATGGTCCTTCACCAACTCAGCCTCATTCGCAACCCGAGCCTCGAGTGAGTTCTTGGGATCCGTCACTAACACAGGCATCACAGCAGCCACTTGTGAGTACTTGGCCACCTGCTGAAATGAAGCACCAGGCTCCCGCTCCAAGTCAGTCCCCACCACAGCTCCCTTGGGTGACTCCCCAACCACCTCCTCCTCAGCCTCAGCCACCCATGAATTCTTGGGCTATAGCGCCTACCCAGTCACAACTCCAATGGGTTCAACCTCAAGAACAGCAACAGCCCCAGCCCCAGGCACCTTGGGCTCAACCTCAAGAACAAGCACAGCAACAGCCCCAGGCACCTTGGGCTCAACAACCTCAGCCTCAGTCTCCAGAACAGACTTGGCCCCAGGCCCAGCCTCAGCCACCTTGGGTGTCATCACCTCAGCCTCCAATGAATGCATGGACACCACCacagagccaggcccagccacaaCAGCCACCTTGGGTACAACAAGCTCAACTCCAACATCCAGCTCAGCCCCAACCCCCTATGAATGCATGGGCCCCAGCACCTGCTCAGGCTCAGGTCCAGCCTCCATGGGCCCAGCAACCTCAAGAGCAAGAACAGCCACCCATGAATGCCTGGGCACCAGATCAGAATCAGGCCCGGCCACAGCCACCTTGGGTCCAACCACCTTCAACCCAATCCCCACCCCAGCAAAACTGGCAACAACCACCTCCACAGCAGGCACCCTTACAGCCACCTATGAATGCATGGGCCCCAGCTCAGGCACAGCCTCAGACACACACAAGTACCTGGGCCCCACAACCACAGCAAGCCCCAGTGAATACTCAGACCCGGATGGACAGAGTGTGTCAACCTTCTCCGAAACCTTGGAATGCTCCACAAAGTGCTCCCTGTTCTACTCCTCCACAGCGAATTAACTCTTACACACTTGGCGAAAGGTCCTCGTCACCCGTCATCAATCCAATGGCCAGCGTTTTGGCACCAGTAGGAGGAATGGGCTCGGCTTTGTCGATGCCGGCTGTTAGGGGGAAAGGAGCCGATTTGTTCGCCAAGAGGCAGTCTCGTATGGAGAAGTATGTCGTGGATTCGGACACTGTGCTGGCAGCCACTGCACAGGCAGCTCAGCAAGCCCAGGCAGCCACTGCGCAGGCAAACAAGGCAAGGCCCACGTCGCCATCTCCCTCCGTACCTCATCCGTGGAAATATTCACCCAATTGCAGAGCTCCCCCTACATCGAATTACAACCCCATACAGTCCCCTTCCTACCCACCAGGGGCCATTAAGCAACCCCCTCCATCTAGCCCTGCGGTCAAAGCAAAGAAAGGGAAAGGCAAACCTGCCTGCAAACCCCTTGCCGTTATAGATGTCATGAAACATCAGCCTTATCAGCTCAATGCCTCCCTCTTTACTTATGgcccagcagtggaggctgccgaGGCTGCCAAGGCCGCCGCACCAAAGCCTGCCCCAGTCCCTCCAAACCAAAACCAACCAATAAGATATGAGCAAGCTGCCCCTGTCCAGCCGGCTGGACAAATGAATGCTCCCTATCCACAGCAGCCTCAGCAGCTCTACGGGATTCCCCCTCAACCACCCATGCATGATAGTCCATACCACCCAGCCTCACCTAATGCTTACCAGCCATCTAACAATACCTACCAGCAGGTTCCTGCTGGCCCTTACCAACATCCATATAATCCCCCTTACAATCAAGCCCCTCCAGACCCTTATCAACCCCAGCAGCAAGCTCAAAACCCTTCTTACCAACAGACCCCCCAAGGTCCTTATCAGCCAGCCCATAGCCCCCCCTACCAAGCAGCACCCCAAGCCCCATACCAGCCACTACCTCCCAGTACCTATGTGGTGCCCAGCTTTCCCATAGCGGCAAAGTCTGAGTCCATCTCTGAGGGCAGCACCGCTCCAAAGCCCAGGTTCATGGCCAAAAAGAGTTCAGCCCAG GCGTTTGGCAGGAGCTACTCTCTGTCCCCACCTGCCGCCAGAGCACCATCGCTGTGCCTCCGGTCATCGTCTGTGTCCCCTTCCCTCTCATATAAACCCCGGGCCTCGTCTGCTCCAGCACCCCCGGGGAGGCAGATGTCCTGGCTGGACAAGAGTCACAAGCCTCCTTCCCCCTGGGAGGCCGCAGCCCGCCACCCCATGGGCCTGGTCGACGAGGCCTTCACCTTCCAGAACCTCCAGCAGGCCATCGCCTTCAACGTGTGCTTGGCTGCCCAGCGCAAGCTGCTCCCCGAGCCCCCTGCTGAGTGGAAGTCTAGGGTGTCCTACGATCCTCCCAGGATGACTGAGGGATGGAACCCGAACCAGAGATGGAACCAGAGGCAGAGCCAGACCCAGAGCCAGGGTCAGAGCCAGAGTTACAGCAGAGTTATGCCTCCGTTCCTGTCCCCAACCAAGAGCACGGCCTCGGCCCCCGCCGGTCCAGCTGGCTACAGGTCCCTGCCCAGACAGTTGCAGCCCCAGAGGTCCCTGACGGAGGCCAATATCGAGCACTCTGGGGCCAGTCATGGGAACGGAAGGCCCCTGAGGGGGCAGCAGCAGCCAAGCTACAGATCTGTGTACCACACCGACTGGAGCTGGAGACGCTAG